The following proteins come from a genomic window of Trifolium pratense cultivar HEN17-A07 linkage group LG4, ARS_RC_1.1, whole genome shotgun sequence:
- the LOC123923298 gene encoding zinc finger protein ZAT9-like, with protein sequence MEKHKCKLCFRSFSNGKALGGHMRSHMMNLPIPPKQNNSPPPPPPMIQLSFEADSGSSPSSSSFYGLRENPKRSFRFTDPNQIIDGGSIILQEDGDSEIESSKNPTGRRSKRVKKIDPMKTSIQNNESVLSSSSDITTEEDIAFCLMMLSRHNNNNNNNWKTQHQNHQYQEQQNHHYHQYQEEEEEEEQQFNQYLEEDEEEDEDVEEEEEEESEAESEEEEEELKPLKKVRGRYKCDTCNKVFRSYQALGGHRASHKKNMKLLAENGGDSISNHHDHKNKIENNNVIVNHNNVEKRIHECPICFREFSSGQALGGHKRTHGIGIGNGIGSSAPAPAPAPAPPAVATTATAVTTTNVPTTSTVNVEVVRRSTANFGDNLIDLNLPADMDEDDDGDDVSQIEGSAVSDAEFVKP encoded by the coding sequence ATGGAGAAACATAAGTGCAAACTTTGTTTCAGAAGTTTCTCTAATGGAAAAGCTTTAGGTGGACACATGAGATCACACATGATGAACCTACCAATTccaccaaaacaaaacaattcaccaccaccaccgccgcCGATGATTCAACTAAGTTTCGAAGCCGATTCGGGTTCATCACCATCATCCTCTTCATTTTATGGTCTAAGAGAGAATCCGAAGCGAAGCTTCCGATTCACAGATCCCAATCAAATCATCGACGGTGGCTCGATAATTCTCCAAGAAGATGGAGATAGCGAAATTGAGTCGTCGAAAAATCCAACCGGTCGACGATCCAAACGTGTTAAGAAAATTGATCCGATGAAGACCTCAATACAGAATAACGAGTCTGTACTGAGTTCTTCATCGGATATAACTACCGAAGAAGACATAGCTTTTTGTCTCATGATGTTGTCTCGccacaataacaacaacaacaacaattggAAAACACAACATCAAAATCATCAATATCAAgaacaacaaaatcatcattatcatcaatatcaagaagaggaggaagaagaagaacaacaatTCAACCAATATctcgaagaagatgaagaagaagacgaagatgtcgaggaagaagaagaagaagaaagtgaagctgaatctgaggaagaagaagaagaactgaaACCGTTGAAGAAGGTACGAGGAAGATACAAATGTGACACGTGTAACAAAGTGTTTCGTTCATATCAAGCACTTGGTGGGCATAGAGCGAGTCACAAGAAGAATATGAAATTACTTGCAGAAAATGGTGGTGATTCAATTTCAAACCACCATgaccacaaaaataaaattgaaaacaacaaTGTTATTGTTAATCATAACAATGTTGAAAAGAGAATTCATGAGTGTCCAATTTGTTTTAGAGAATTTTCCTCTGGTCAAGCACTTGGTGGACATAAGAGAACACATGGTATTGGAATTGGAAATGGAATTGGATCATCAGCACCAGCACCAGCACCAGCACCGGCACCACCAGCAGTAGCAACAACAGCGACGGCGGTTACAACAACAAATGTTCCAACAACCTCAACAGTAAATGTTGAGGTTGTTCGAAGAAGTACCGCGAATTTCGGAGATAATTTGATAGATCTAAATCTTCCTGCTGATatggatgaagatgatgatggtgatgatgttAGCCAAATTGAAGGCTCTGCTGTTTCCGATGCTGAATTTGTCAAACCTTAA